Genomic window (Dyadobacter fanqingshengii):
CTGATTTACATCCACTATTTTTTCTTTAAGGAGTCGGAGCTGGCCAATGCAAAGGAAACAACGCTATTGAGCGAATTGAAAATTGCCGCAGCGCAGGCGCGGGACCTGGCAGAGTACAAAACGAATTTCCTCATCACCATGTCACACGAGATCCGCACGCCATTGCATGCGATTATCGGTGGATTGGACCTGCTTTCCTTCGAAAATCCTAAAAATGAACAGGCGAAGAACCTGGATAATGTCAGGTTTTCAGCCGACATTCTCAGCTCGATCATTAACGACATCCTGAACCTGAACGACATTGAGGATAATCAGACGAAACTCCAAAAAAAGCCTTTTCAGCCAGGTGTGGTGATCACGGACATTTGCCAGAAACTGGAAGCGACGGCTGGTAACAAAGGGCTGGCACTAACGCTGAATGCTTCCCCTGAATTGAGTAAATTCTGGGTGATGGGTGACCCGGTGCGCCTGGGCCAGATTGTGATGAACCTGATCAGCAATGCTATTAAATACACAGATCATGGATCGGTTGAGGTGAACATGCATGCCGAACAAATTACGCATCACCAGGTCCAGATTTTCTTCAAGGTGTCGGATACGGGGATTGGGATTCCGGTAGAAGTTTTTCCGTATATCTTTGAACCGTTCAAGCTGGTGAATTCCGGAATGAAGAAACAATATCATGGCACGGGCCTGGGTTTGTCGCTTGCTCAGCGCCTTGTGAATCTGCACGGCGGAAAGCTTGATTTTACCAGCCAGGAAGGCGTTGGGACATCATTCTTTTTTGATTTTGCCTATCCATTAAGCCAGGAACCGGTTTCCTTCGGGACGCCGGCATTGAGCAAAGACCTGGGTCCGCTGGATATAAGCGTGCTGGTTGCCGAGGACAATAATATGAATGCGATGATCCTGAAAAGCTTCTTGAATAAGTGGGAGGTCAGATTTGATATCGTTGACAATGGCCAGGCGGCGGTTGAATCCATGATGGCGAACGATTATCAGGTGATATTAATGGATATAAACATGCCGGTTATGGATGGAATCCAGGCAACCCAGAACATTCGGGCCTTTGAAAACCGGAAAAAGGCGAATGTCCAGATCATTGCCTTAACAGCAACCAGCAAAGAATCGCTAGAATCGAGCGGGTCGCTAACCTTGTTTGACGACTGGATATCCAAACCATTTCACCCGCAAATATTACACGCGAAGTTGGCCAGCATTTCGTGGATCACCAGATAATCCCAGCTTGTGTTTTTTAAATAAATGCAGACAAATCCCTGACACCCAGTTTTTTAGAAGTTGTAAATCCTTCTCCAAATGTCACACCGATCGCATGGCCCATTTCGCGGGCGCGGGCGATGACAAATTCGAGGAAATCGGGGGAAGAAATATAGCTCTGCGGCTCGTCGCTGTTGTAGCTTGGTACGAAAAACTGACTTTCAAAAGCGCGGATGGCTTCAACTTTTTTATCATGGACATTAGTAATGTCAACAATGAAGTCAGGCGTAATGTAGCGATCCTGCACGGTGTGAAAAACGTGTTTCGGACGCCAGGCTTCCTGCTCATTTCCTTGTTCATCAAACGTTTTTACCATGCGTAAACCAGAGTAAAAGCAACTGTCTGAAACAAGCTGCCCGGCGCGGCCATGATCGGGGTGCCGGTCGTCAACGGCGTTGGTAATGACGATATCCGGCTGATATTTACGGATATATGGAATGATCGCTTTTTGGTGTGCCTCGTTATTGGCAAAAAAACCATCCGCCAATCCTGCATTGTCGCGAACGGAAATATTCATGATCGCTGCTGCATTCTTTGCTTCCTGTATCCTTCCTTCGGGCGTTCCGCGTGTGCCGAGCTCGCCGCGCGTCAGGTCAACAATGCCTACTTTCTTACCAAGGGCAATCTGTGACAGCAATGTGCCGGCACAGCAAAGTTCTACATCGTCAGGGTGGGCTGTGATGGCGAGAATATCTAGTTTCATAAGATTGTTGTTATTTAATGCGCAGTTTCTGTCCGACCCTTAATGTTGAACGGGTAGAAATGCGGTTTTTTCGGGCAACGGATGAAATGCTCACGCCATATCTTCCGGCAATGGAAGAAAGCGTTTCGCCTGAGCGTACTTTATGTAAAATGGAGCGAGTGTAAGCCACAGGCGCGTCTCCGGAAGCAAATTCACTTTTGTTTGATTTACCCCGCAAATGGCTCCACACATTGCTGGTCAGCAGAAAGTGATCTGATTTGATGGCCTTTCCTTCCCAGTCAAAAATATTTCTCGGATCAAACGGGTTTCCTTCGTAGCGGTTTTCATAATGCAAATGGGAACCCGTACTGCGGCCTGTATTCCCGCCGAGCCCAATCACGTCCCCTGCTTTTACAATCTGCCCGGATTCTACGAGTTGTTTGGATAAATGCCCATACAATGTTTCAAGGCCATTATAATGTCTTACCACAATAAAACGTCCGTATCCGCTTCCGTCAAATGCAACAATGCGGACCATGCCATCATAAGTTGAACGAACGGTGTCGCCCGTTTCCAGATCCAGGTCGCTTCCATTGTGCCATCTTCCCCAGCGGTAACCAAAATTGGATGTAGGTTTCGTTTCCGTCATCGGCGTTGCCCACATTCTGTTTACGGCCGGATCATATAATGTGAGTTCAACAGGCTCGTCGAATTCCAGCGGGCTTAGTCCGTAAGGGTTAATGGTGCGTGCATCCCAGATTACATAATATTCGGCTGACTTAACCCATTCATCCGCCACAAGCAACGAATCGACCACTTCTACAACGTCGGTTTCGCCTTCGTCAATGGTGGTGGTATCCTCGCTCACAACCGGGTTAAGCGGTTTTACGGGTTCAAACTGGCTCTGGAATCTAAGGTTGGACGTCTCTACTTGATATTCGTCTTCAGGCTGCGGTGTGCTTACTCTTGTAGGTCCTTCGTTGGCGTTGTTTCCGGACTGATTGATTTTTGGATTTCTTTTGAATTTTCCTCGCTCTTGCGCTTGCGTGTTCCAGGAGATCAAACACACGATCATTAGCAAACTTACAATAAGCTTTACTTTCATAGGTATAAAAACATCAGATCAGACTACACTGTTCGTTAAAACATATTCAGTGTAGCCTGATTCAAATTAGGGGTTGGGCAAATAATTTTAAGCTGTTTCTTCGATAATACTCTCTACTTCACGTTCCATGAGATATCGTTCGGCATCCAATGCAGCCATACAACCAGTTCCGGCAGCCGTAATGGCTTGCCTGTAAACATTATCCTGCGCATCACCGCAAGCAAACACACCTTTGATATTCGTGCAGGAGCTTCCTTTCACAGTTTGAATGTAACCGGTTTCATCCATGTTCAGATATCCTTTAAAAATATCCGTGTTAGGTTTGTGGCCGATTGCTACAAAGAACCCGGTTGCTTCCAAAAGTTGCTCCTCGCCGGTTTTATTATTTTTTACCAAAACAGATTCCAGTCCGTCTTCACCATTTAGTTTAATGGTTTCCGTATTCCAAAGGATCTCAATGTTCGGCAACATTTCAACGCGTTTCTGCATGATCTTCGAAGCACGCATTTCGTCACGACGAACCAATAAATACACTTTGCGGGCTAATTTGGCCAAATAACTTGCTTCTTCGGCAGCTGTATCACCAGCACCGACAACAACAACGTCTTGTCCGCGGAAAAAGAAACCATCGCACACAGCACAGGCAGAAACGCCGCGTCCGTTTAAGCGCTCTTCGTCAGGTAGTCCAAGCCATTTGGCAGAAGCACCCGTGGAAACGATCACTGAATCCGCTTCGATTTCGTGTTTATTATCAATAGTAACTTTAAGCGGATGCGTTGTAAAATCAACCGCCGTAGCCAGTCCGTAACGAATGTCCGTTCCGAAGCGTTTGGCTTGTTTTTCAAAATTGATCATCATTTCGGGGCCGGTAATGCCATCGGGATAACCCGGATAGTTATCAACCTCCGTAGTAATGGTAAGCTGGCCGCCAGGTTGCGCGCCTTGGTAAAGTACAGGATTTAATCCTGCCCTGGAAGCATATATAGCGGCTGTATATCCGGCAGGACCGGAGCCAATGATTAAGCAAGATACTTTCTCGGATGTCATGTTATTTTAATACTAATTGTTAACGACGAATGTTTACGAACTAAGTTGTACTCGTCTATTACAACATTGGCAGATCGACAAAAGTGCAAAATTTCGATTCTTTATGCAAATAGATTTAAAGGATCCTCCACTCGATTCTGCGGTTCTTCTGGCGGTTTTCCTGGGAGTCGTTTGGGGCAACGGGCTGTGTTTCGCCGTAACCTTTGAATGTGATCCTGTCCGCAACAATGCCCGACTGCTGCAAATATTGCTGTACAGACTGCGCTCTTTGCCTTGATAATTCCATATTTTCCGTGTCGGAACCTACATCGTCCGTATGGCCGGAAATTTCAATTTTGACTGTTTTATTTTTACCCAAAAAATCCACCATTTTCCCAAGCTCCACTTTCGATTTTTCATCCAGACTATATTCTCCGGTTTTGAAAAATATATTGTTCAGCACTTCCGCCCGGTCTTTTTCAATGGCTTCCAAAGGAATATCCAGGTCTACGAATGAGGTCGAATCATTCACGGTGAATGATAGGCTTTTGAACAAATAGCCTGTTTTGGATACATAAAATGCATATTCGCCACCATTGTTCAGCACAGCGAGAAAAGAACCCGTTTTGCCATCAGACGAGAATTCTCCGACTTTTTGCTGCGTTTTCAAGTCAAAAAGGTCGATAGCGGAGGCTAGTGGTGTGTTCGTTTTCTTATCAAAAACCTTTCCCTTCGCATAACGCGTGGGCACGATCATGTCCTTCACCTGCTGCGGCAAATTAAATGTATAAAGCAGCGAGCGCCCTTTTCCTTCCGAGCCATCGTCCGTATAATATGCTTTCTGGCCATCGGAAGCGATAAAAAGTCCTACCTGATCGGCAATGGTGTTGATGGGATAGCCAATGTTTATGGATTGCGACCAGATCGTATCCGTACGCTGAGAGATAAAAATATCAAAGCCACCCATGCCCGGAAAGCCGTTTGAGGCGTAGAATAGCGTTCTCCCGTTAGCGTGGATGAATGGTGCATTTTCCTCGTCTGCCGTATTAATGTGTGCTCCCAGATTTTTTGGTGCAGTCCATTTTCCTTTTTCATCGAGTTTTGTAACCCAAATATCCCGCTTGCCTTGTCCACCCTTACGGTCCGAAGCGAAGTAAAGCATATGGCCGTCAGCCGATAAGGACGGCTGCGATTCCCAGTCCCGCGTATTGATTTCCTGTCCCAGGTTCAACGGAGCACTCCAATCCTTACCTTCTTTTCTTGCAATATAAAGATCGCAGCTTCCATAACCATCCGGTCGGTTGCATGCTGTAAAAACCAATGTCCGGCCATCTGCGGAAACACTGCATGTGCCTTCATTATTGGTTGTGTTAATGGACGCAGAAATTTCTTCCGGCACGTCCCAGCGGTCCGCCCCGCTGCCGCCTTTAATGCGATGTGTGGTGTATATATTTTCGTCGCGGTTTTCGGTTAATCCGGTGAAGATCAATGTCTCATTATCCGCTGTCATCACCGGAAAATACTGCGTATTCAGGAAGTTGATGGTGTCGCCGAGTGATCTTTTTTGAATGCTAAGCGGATTTTTCACCGCTTCCCGGGCAAATTTGGACGAAGCGATGGCTTTCTCTGCCAACCGGGCAAGGCTCGATTTTGCAGGAAACAATGCTAAGGCCCTTTCAAAATAAACCTGCGCAGAATCGTATCGCTGCGCCTCAAAATGATAGCGGCCCATCCATTGCAGGGCAGCCGCAGACTGAGGCGTCGACGGCCTTAACTGAATGGCTTTTGAGTAATATTTCTTGGTAAGATCGGCGTTTCGTTGCAGCTCGTAGATCTGCGCAAGCCTTAGATTTGCATCGTAACTATTGGGTTCCTGTTCAAGGACTTTCTCGAAGAGTGCAATGGCGTCGGGTAGCTTTCGGGCCTGCCAGGCTTCCTGCGCTTTTTCATAAGTTTCACGGGCTTTTCGGGACAATGTTGCATCCTGTGCGTGCGTGAAATTAAATATAAACAGAAAGAAAAAAAGCAAAAATAGAGCGGCGCGGTGCATTATGGAATATTCATATACTTGTGGGTTTGTAACGACATTTTCCATTTGGGATTGTCTTTGATATAGTCAATTATCAAAGGCAGCATCACCTCGTGCTTACTCCATTCGGGCTGTAATAGGAGTGTACATTCGTCAGAAACCAGCGCGGCATGTGATTCAGCAAATTCAAAATCACTCTTGTTATAAATAATGGCTTTAAGCTCGTTGGCATTTTTATAAATGTCCGGGTGTGGGTTTTTGAATTTTTTGGGAGAAAAACACACCCAATCCCAATGTCCTGTGAACGGATATACGCCGGACGTTTCAATGTTGGTTTTAAAACCTGCGTCTTGCAGCTGGCCAGTCAGCTCGTCGAGGTTATACATCAATGGCTCACCACCCGTGATCACCGCCAATCGGCCGGGATATTTTAAAGCGCCATCAACAATGTTATTAATGTTATATTTTGGATGCAGATCCGCATTCCAGGATTCTTTCACGTCACACCAGTGACAGCCCACTTCGCAGCCGCCGAGGCGGATAAAGTAAGCAGCGCGCCCGCTATGCTGGCCTTCACCCTGCAAGGTGTAGAAGGCCTCCATAACCGGAAGCTGGTGGGTAACGATGGGCAATGTTTCAGTCAGCACAATTCTAAAAAGGGAGATGTTCAAAAAAATGTAACAACCAATCCGGTCGAAAAATGCCCAAAGGTACGAAATTCAAAGTGCTAATAGTCTATCAAACCAGATCATTTAGTCGCATATTTGCAGTATGAATGCAATGCCAATCCATCAGCAAGAAGTTATTTGTGCGCTCGCAACTCCCTCAGGCGTAGGTGCTATCGCCATTATCCGCGTCTCAGGACTCGGGTCCATTTCCATGGTAAAATCCATTTTTAAAGGTAAGAACCTGGAAGAAGCCGAGAGTCACACTGTTCATTTCGGGACAATTCAGGCAGCCGGAGAAATTATCGATGAAGTCCTCGTAACCGTTTTCAAAACACCAAAATCTTTCACAAAAGAAGATTCCATAGAAATTTCCTGCCACGGCTCCGACTACATTATCAGGCAAATATTAAAACTCCTCATCACAAAAGGAGCCAGAATAGCCAAACCTGGAGAATTCACCCAGCGCGCATTTCTAAACGGACAATTCGACCTAGTCCAAGCCGAAGCCGTAGCCGACCTCATCGCCGCAGACTCCCAAGCCAGTCACAAAACAGCATTAAACCAGCTAAGAGGCGGCTTTTCCAAAAAACTAGCCTCATTAAGAACAGAACTCATCCATTTCGCCTCCTTAATAGAGCTCGAACTGGACTTCGGCGAAGAAGACGTTGAATTCGCCCAACGCGACGATTTGCGCCGCCTAATAGAAGCGCTCCTAAGCACCATTGCCCCACTGATCGATTCTTTCGATTTTGGCAACGCATTAAAAGAAGGCGTCCCTGTCGCCATCATCGGCTCACCGAACGTCGGCAAATCCACATTGCTGAATGCGTTATTGAATGAAGAAAAAGCGATAGTAACCAGCATCGCTGGAACCACGCGTGATGTGATTGAGGATACGATTGTGCTGGAAGGTTTGAAATTCCGCTTTATCGACACAGCAGGAATTCGGGAAACGACGGATCTGGTGGAATCCATTGGAATTGAAAGATCCAAGAATGCAATGGAGAAAGCGGATATTGTGATTTTTCTGTTTGATAGTTTGGAGACGTTGCGGGAAAATCAGCAGCTGGGGGCGTTGCTGCCAGATGGGAAGCAGGTTTTGTATGTGCTTAATAAGATTGATATAGGAGGAATCGCGACGGAAAGCCTTGACGCGCTTCAAAATAACATCATCTCCATTTCAGCGAAATCACAAACCGGCTTGTCAGGGCTGACCAATAAGTTGGTTTCCATGGTTTACGGCCAATCTGCGAGCGATACAGTGGTTACTAACCTAAGGCATTATGAGCATTTGGTAAAAACGCATGATGCTTTGAATGATGTTTTAAATGGACTGGAGACCGGCGTTACGGGGGATTTTCTGGCGCAGGATATCCGCTTATCCTTGCATCACTTGGGCGAAATTACAGGGACTATTGTTACGGATGATCTATTGGATAATATTTTTTCGAAGTTTTGTATCGGAAAGTAGACGCCCGTTAAATAAGGAATTAGAAATAGCTGATGAAAGTAGATACCACATATTAGAAAGATGTATTGCTGCGCTCGAAAAAGCACATTTGTTACTGTTATAGTCGGAGGTTGATTCTGTTGAATATGTAATTATGAGGTATTTTTCTCTTCAATAACAGATGTGCCTCACGAAGCCATTTAAAAGACAACCCCTCAAACCCCCCAAACCGTCACCACAACCCCTCTCGCCCCACCGCGGTCCCGGTGCTCGCACAAATAAATCCCTTGCCAGGTTCCCAGCGCCAGGCGGCCATTTTGGATCGGGATCATTACGGAGCTGCCTAGGAGGGAGGCTTTCAAATGGGCGGGCATGTCGTCGGAGCCTTCATAGTCGTGCTGGTAATCCGGGTCGTTTTCCTTGACGGTTTTATTGAAATACATTTCAAAATCTTTCCGCACGGTGGGGTCTGCGTTTTCGTTGATGGTGAGCGACGCAGATGTGTGTTGAATGAACACCTGGCACATGCCCGCGCTGATTTCTGAAATTTGGGGCATTGCTTGAAGGATGTCGTTCGTGATCAGGTGAAATCCACGGCGCCTCTCACGGAATGTTATATTCTGCTGAAATATTTTCATACGATAAAAGTATCAATCTGCATTGGATTTCATTACTCAACTGGCGCATTTCCCCTAGCCATTGTCACGACACCCCCCTTAAAATGGCCAAATCGCACGCCTCCCGCAGCATTGAAACTGACTACTTTTGAAGCAGTTGTTGAATTTCTAAATTCTTATAAACGGAATAGATATGCAAAAGCAAATCACATTCTTTCACGGTGGGGGATCGCTGGAAGATTATATGGCTGATGAAAAACTGGTGGCTTCACTGAAGAAGGAACTCGGGACCGGATACTCGGTTCATTACCCGTTTTTGCCAAATGACGGATCGCCGGACCTGGGTAGGCGCGAGCAGATCGGTCGCGAGATTTCTGCGGGCGAAGATGGTGTCAATTTGGTTGCCCATTCGCTGGGTGCTTCTATGTTGCTGGCCTGTTTGTCTGAAACCGAGAATGCCAAAAAAATCGGAGGCATTTTTCTTCTGGCAACGCCTTTCTGGCAAGGAGAGGAAGATTGGGTCAATGCTTTTAAATTAAAGCCGGATTTCGCAAGAAATATTAATCAGAACATTCCCTTGTACTTTTATCATTGTGTTGATGATGAGGAAGTTCCTTTCTCTCAAATGAGGAATTATAAAGAACAACTACCCTGGGCGACTTTCCGTGAACTCCCGCGCGGCGGTCATCAATTTGATAACGATCTTACAATACTTGCAAGCGATATTAAATCAATGTGAAGCATGGGCCTCGTTTGTTTGCTTGTCTTTCAAAAAGATCTTTTTGAAGCCTGTTGCCAATAAAAACACGATCAGTCCCATGACCAGGCCAGCCCCGAACTCTTTAACTGTGGCAGGAAGCGCTGGGAAAAGATGATGGAAGTATTCAATGTTATGGACAAAAATGCCACCGGAAACCAAAAGCAAAGCCACTGTGCCAACGGCACCTAAAAACTTGATTATCAGTGGAAGAGCCTTTACAAGCATATGTCCCAGCTTAGAGAGAATGCCTTTGTCATCCGACTTTTTAATCAGCCTGTAACCGGCATCATCGGATCTCACAATGAGGGCCACGATGCCGTAAACGCCAACAGTTGCAAGTAACGCAACCGCGGAAATGGTCAATATTTGAATGGTAATGTTTTCATCGGCCACACTTCCCAAGGCAATGATCACAATTTCAATAGACAAGATAAAGTCGGTGGTAATGGCAGACTTAATTTTTTCTTTTTCATTGTCTAAATTAACGGCCGCAGTTCCCTTTGGCGTTGCCTTAATGACGGTATGTTCTTTTTTGGGACGGTGGAAGAGATATTCAATGATCT
Coding sequences:
- a CDS encoding ATP-binding protein, whose translation is MQEILRTLKVKYPAFWQDTYAISHIRQQTLRFLLFAYCGMGVLLAVLHFVQNRSFLLWRVLFFTALSWTGYEMLRRGTPFKKVGHFALICLCLIVLSTAVLYQQGHYLVTFQFIFVILSAGFYILGPRWGLFYSLLSVFLVGSVVFLNQYFRVEIKIQAYAVDTYALTFALLYNYLMLIYIHYFFFKESELANAKETTLLSELKIAAAQARDLAEYKTNFLITMSHEIRTPLHAIIGGLDLLSFENPKNEQAKNLDNVRFSADILSSIINDILNLNDIEDNQTKLQKKPFQPGVVITDICQKLEATAGNKGLALTLNASPELSKFWVMGDPVRLGQIVMNLISNAIKYTDHGSVEVNMHAEQITHHQVQIFFKVSDTGIGIPVEVFPYIFEPFKLVNSGMKKQYHGTGLGLSLAQRLVNLHGGKLDFTSQEGVGTSFFFDFAYPLSQEPVSFGTPALSKDLGPLDISVLVAEDNNMNAMILKSFLNKWEVRFDIVDNGQAAVESMMANDYQVILMDINMPVMDGIQATQNIRAFENRKKANVQIIALTATSKESLESSGSLTLFDDWISKPFHPQILHAKLASISWITR
- the bshB1 gene encoding bacillithiol biosynthesis deacetylase BshB1, with protein sequence MKLDILAITAHPDDVELCCAGTLLSQIALGKKVGIVDLTRGELGTRGTPEGRIQEAKNAAAIMNISVRDNAGLADGFFANNEAHQKAIIPYIRKYQPDIVITNAVDDRHPDHGRAGQLVSDSCFYSGLRMVKTFDEQGNEQEAWRPKHVFHTVQDRYITPDFIVDITNVHDKKVEAIRAFESQFFVPSYNSDEPQSYISSPDFLEFVIARAREMGHAIGVTFGEGFTTSKKLGVRDLSAFI
- a CDS encoding M23 family metallopeptidase, coding for MKVKLIVSLLMIVCLISWNTQAQERGKFKRNPKINQSGNNANEGPTRVSTPQPEDEYQVETSNLRFQSQFEPVKPLNPVVSEDTTTIDEGETDVVEVVDSLLVADEWVKSAEYYVIWDARTINPYGLSPLEFDEPVELTLYDPAVNRMWATPMTETKPTSNFGYRWGRWHNGSDLDLETGDTVRSTYDGMVRIVAFDGSGYGRFIVVRHYNGLETLYGHLSKQLVESGQIVKAGDVIGLGGNTGRSTGSHLHYENRYEGNPFDPRNIFDWEGKAIKSDHFLLTSNVWSHLRGKSNKSEFASGDAPVAYTRSILHKVRSGETLSSIAGRYGVSISSVARKNRISTRSTLRVGQKLRIK
- the trxB gene encoding thioredoxin-disulfide reductase; protein product: MTSEKVSCLIIGSGPAGYTAAIYASRAGLNPVLYQGAQPGGQLTITTEVDNYPGYPDGITGPEMMINFEKQAKRFGTDIRYGLATAVDFTTHPLKVTIDNKHEIEADSVIVSTGASAKWLGLPDEERLNGRGVSACAVCDGFFFRGQDVVVVGAGDTAAEEASYLAKLARKVYLLVRRDEMRASKIMQKRVEMLPNIEILWNTETIKLNGEDGLESVLVKNNKTGEEQLLEATGFFVAIGHKPNTDIFKGYLNMDETGYIQTVKGSSCTNIKGVFACGDAQDNVYRQAITAAGTGCMAALDAERYLMEREVESIIEETA
- a CDS encoding OmpA family protein — translated: MENVVTNPQVYEYSIMHRAALFLLFFFLFIFNFTHAQDATLSRKARETYEKAQEAWQARKLPDAIALFEKVLEQEPNSYDANLRLAQIYELQRNADLTKKYYSKAIQLRPSTPQSAAALQWMGRYHFEAQRYDSAQVYFERALALFPAKSSLARLAEKAIASSKFAREAVKNPLSIQKRSLGDTINFLNTQYFPVMTADNETLIFTGLTENRDENIYTTHRIKGGSGADRWDVPEEISASINTTNNEGTCSVSADGRTLVFTACNRPDGYGSCDLYIARKEGKDWSAPLNLGQEINTRDWESQPSLSADGHMLYFASDRKGGQGKRDIWVTKLDEKGKWTAPKNLGAHINTADEENAPFIHANGRTLFYASNGFPGMGGFDIFISQRTDTIWSQSINIGYPINTIADQVGLFIASDGQKAYYTDDGSEGKGRSLLYTFNLPQQVKDMIVPTRYAKGKVFDKKTNTPLASAIDLFDLKTQQKVGEFSSDGKTGSFLAVLNNGGEYAFYVSKTGYLFKSLSFTVNDSTSFVDLDIPLEAIEKDRAEVLNNIFFKTGEYSLDEKSKVELGKMVDFLGKNKTVKIEISGHTDDVGSDTENMELSRQRAQSVQQYLQQSGIVADRITFKGYGETQPVAPNDSQENRQKNRRIEWRIL
- a CDS encoding 7-carboxy-7-deazaguanine synthase QueE, coding for MEAFYTLQGEGQHSGRAAYFIRLGGCEVGCHWCDVKESWNADLHPKYNINNIVDGALKYPGRLAVITGGEPLMYNLDELTGQLQDAGFKTNIETSGVYPFTGHWDWVCFSPKKFKNPHPDIYKNANELKAIIYNKSDFEFAESHAALVSDECTLLLQPEWSKHEVMLPLIIDYIKDNPKWKMSLQTHKYMNIP
- the mnmE gene encoding tRNA uridine-5-carboxymethylaminomethyl(34) synthesis GTPase MnmE, translated to MNAMPIHQQEVICALATPSGVGAIAIIRVSGLGSISMVKSIFKGKNLEEAESHTVHFGTIQAAGEIIDEVLVTVFKTPKSFTKEDSIEISCHGSDYIIRQILKLLITKGARIAKPGEFTQRAFLNGQFDLVQAEAVADLIAADSQASHKTALNQLRGGFSKKLASLRTELIHFASLIELELDFGEEDVEFAQRDDLRRLIEALLSTIAPLIDSFDFGNALKEGVPVAIIGSPNVGKSTLLNALLNEEKAIVTSIAGTTRDVIEDTIVLEGLKFRFIDTAGIRETTDLVESIGIERSKNAMEKADIVIFLFDSLETLRENQQLGALLPDGKQVLYVLNKIDIGGIATESLDALQNNIISISAKSQTGLSGLTNKLVSMVYGQSASDTVVTNLRHYEHLVKTHDALNDVLNGLETGVTGDFLAQDIRLSLHHLGEITGTIVTDDLLDNIFSKFCIGK
- a CDS encoding secondary thiamine-phosphate synthase enzyme YjbQ → MKIFQQNITFRERRRGFHLITNDILQAMPQISEISAGMCQVFIQHTSASLTINENADPTVRKDFEMYFNKTVKENDPDYQHDYEGSDDMPAHLKASLLGSSVMIPIQNGRLALGTWQGIYLCEHRDRGGARGVVVTVWGV
- a CDS encoding alpha/beta hydrolase, coding for MQKQITFFHGGGSLEDYMADEKLVASLKKELGTGYSVHYPFLPNDGSPDLGRREQIGREISAGEDGVNLVAHSLGASMLLACLSETENAKKIGGIFLLATPFWQGEEDWVNAFKLKPDFARNINQNIPLYFYHCVDDEEVPFSQMRNYKEQLPWATFRELPRGGHQFDNDLTILASDIKSM
- a CDS encoding DUF808 family protein, with product MASGFFAILDDIAFLMDDVALATKIATRKTAGILGDDLAVNAEKATGFLSDRELPVLWAITKGSLVNKLIIVPVALLLSVFLPAAIKYILLLGGLYLAYEGVEKIIEYLFHRPKKEHTVIKATPKGTAAVNLDNEKEKIKSAITTDFILSIEIVIIALGSVADENITIQILTISAVALLATVGVYGIVALIVRSDDAGYRLIKKSDDKGILSKLGHMLVKALPLIIKFLGAVGTVALLLVSGGIFVHNIEYFHHLFPALPATVKEFGAGLVMGLIVFLLATGFKKIFLKDKQTNEAHASH